The Nitrosomonas communis genome has a segment encoding these proteins:
- the rpsG gene encoding 30S ribosomal protein S7: protein MPRRREVPKREILPDPKYHNVEISKFVNVLMTGGKKSVAERIIYGAMQQIEKKTGKDPVEVFTQAMANIRPMVEVKSRRVGGANYQVPVEVRSVRRSALAMRWLRDAARKRGEKSMDVRLAGELMEASEGRGGAVKKREEVHRMAESNKAFSHFRF, encoded by the coding sequence ATGCCAAGACGCAGAGAAGTGCCAAAACGTGAAATATTGCCAGATCCGAAATATCATAATGTTGAGATATCAAAATTTGTTAACGTTTTGATGACAGGTGGAAAAAAATCGGTTGCAGAGCGGATAATTTATGGTGCTATGCAGCAAATCGAGAAAAAAACTGGAAAGGATCCGGTGGAGGTATTTACTCAGGCGATGGCAAATATACGGCCTATGGTTGAGGTAAAAAGCCGTCGTGTTGGTGGTGCAAATTATCAAGTCCCCGTAGAGGTAAGATCGGTACGGCGTAGCGCGCTTGCGATGCGTTGGCTGCGTGATGCTGCGCGTAAGCGTGGTGAGAAATCAATGGATGTGCGCCTGGCTGGTGAGTTAATGGAAGCCTCTGAAGGTCGTGGTGGGGCGGTCAAAAAGCGTGAAGAGGTGCACCGCATGGCAGAGTCAAATAAAGCATTTTCACATTTCCGGTTTTGA
- the rpsL gene encoding 30S ribosomal protein S12, producing MPTISQLVRKPRKAKRVKSKVSALEGCPQKRGVCTRVYTTTPKKPNSALRKVARVRLTNGFEVASYIGGEGHNLQEHSVILIRGGRVKDLPGVRYHTVRGSLDTAGVKDRKKARSKYGSKKPKAS from the coding sequence ATGCCAACCATAAGTCAACTTGTAAGAAAACCGCGAAAAGCAAAGCGTGTAAAAAGTAAAGTGTCCGCACTAGAGGGGTGTCCGCAAAAGAGAGGTGTTTGTACGCGAGTTTATACAACGACACCTAAAAAGCCTAATTCTGCCTTGCGTAAAGTTGCGCGTGTAAGATTGACAAATGGGTTTGAAGTTGCAAGTTATATTGGTGGTGAAGGCCATAATTTGCAGGAGCATTCGGTGATATTGATTCGAGGCGGACGTGTTAAAGACTTGCCGGGTGTACGATATCATACCGTGCGCGGAAGCCTGGATACAGCTGGAGTGAAAGATCGTAAGAAAGCACGTTCTAAATATGGCTCCAAAAAACCTAAGGCATCATAA
- a CDS encoding argininosuccinate synthase, producing the protein MNKINKVVLAFSGGLDTSVILKWLQDVYQCEVVTFTADIGQGEEIEPARAKAQGFGIKEIYIEDLREEFVREYVFPMFRANTIYEGEYLLGTSIARPLIAKRQIEIAQETGADAVSHGATGKGNDQVRFELGYYALKPNIHVIAPWREWDLTSREKLLEYAKKHGIPIEMKQQTGSPYSMDANLLHISYEGRLLEDPAKEPEESMWRWTVAPEKAPDEPEYLDIEFERGDIVALNQERLSPAVVLAKLNQLGGKHGIGRLDLVENRYVGMKSRGCYETPGGTIMLRAHRAIESITLDREVAHLKDELMPRYAALIYSGYWWSPERKMLQTMIDESQLNVNGWVRVKLYKGNVVVVGRDSKTDSLFDPAVATFEDDRGAYNQADAAGFIKLNALRMRIAAQLRKSFKK; encoded by the coding sequence ATGAATAAAATTAACAAGGTGGTTCTGGCTTTTTCGGGTGGATTGGATACTTCGGTCATATTGAAATGGTTGCAAGATGTTTATCAATGTGAGGTTGTGACGTTTACTGCTGATATCGGTCAAGGTGAAGAAATTGAGCCTGCGCGGGCAAAAGCACAAGGCTTTGGTATTAAAGAAATTTATATAGAAGATTTACGTGAAGAATTTGTTCGAGAGTATGTCTTTCCAATGTTTCGTGCAAATACTATCTATGAGGGTGAATATTTGCTCGGAACAAGCATTGCCAGACCACTCATTGCCAAGAGGCAGATAGAGATTGCTCAAGAAACGGGAGCAGATGCTGTTTCGCATGGCGCAACGGGTAAAGGAAACGATCAAGTTCGATTTGAGCTTGGTTATTATGCGTTGAAACCCAATATTCATGTCATTGCTCCGTGGCGTGAATGGGATCTCACTTCACGCGAGAAACTTTTGGAGTATGCGAAAAAGCATGGTATTCCCATTGAGATGAAGCAGCAAACTGGGTCTCCGTACAGTATGGATGCAAATCTATTGCATATTTCCTATGAAGGGCGTCTATTGGAAGATCCGGCAAAAGAGCCCGAAGAATCAATGTGGCGGTGGACAGTTGCGCCAGAGAAAGCGCCAGATGAACCAGAGTATCTTGACATAGAATTTGAGCGTGGTGATATTGTGGCGCTGAACCAAGAAAGGTTATCGCCCGCAGTTGTTCTCGCAAAGCTAAATCAGCTGGGCGGTAAACATGGAATTGGGCGTTTAGACCTGGTTGAAAACAGGTATGTCGGTATGAAGTCGCGTGGGTGCTATGAAACGCCAGGCGGTACCATCATGTTACGCGCTCATCGTGCCATTGAATCTATCACCTTGGATCGAGAAGTGGCGCATTTAAAAGATGAGCTCATGCCACGTTATGCAGCCCTTATTTATAGCGGCTATTGGTGGAGTCCTGAGAGAAAAATGCTGCAAACCATGATTGATGAATCTCAGCTTAATGTCAACGGTTGGGTGCGGGTGAAGCTTTATAAAGGCAATGTAGTAGTGGTTGGTCGTGATTCTAAAACGGATTCATTATTTGATCCGGCTGTTGCAACTTTTGAAGATGATCGCGGCGCTTATAATCAAGCAGATGCAGCAGGATTTATTAAATTGAATGCGCTTAGAATGCGAATTGCTGCGCAACTCAGAAAGTCATTTAAAAAATAA
- the argF gene encoding ornithine carbamoyltransferase — MQIKHFLKINDLTRKELEYLFERARWIKNEFKQYRRYWPLTDRTLAMIFDKNSTRTRLSFEAGMYQLGGNVVYLSTRDTQLGRGEPVEDAAQVVSRMVDIVIIRTYEHSIIERFAEYSRVPVINGLTDEYHPCQILGDIFTYIEHRGNITGKTIAWIGDSNNVCNTWLQAAEIFDFNVHVSTPPGYEVEPERAGLYSTDYYEEFSCPHDAVKNADLVTTDVWTSMGFEAEEEARKDAFADFCVDEEMMSYAKKDALFMHCLPAHRGEEVAAEVLDGPQSVVWDEAENRLHAQKALMEYLLLGKVKIN, encoded by the coding sequence ATGCAAATCAAGCATTTTCTCAAGATTAACGATTTAACCCGTAAAGAACTTGAATATTTGTTCGAGCGAGCGCGTTGGATTAAAAATGAGTTCAAGCAATATCGACGATACTGGCCACTGACAGACCGGACTCTAGCGATGATTTTTGATAAGAATTCTACGCGAACGCGATTATCATTTGAGGCGGGGATGTATCAGCTAGGTGGAAATGTGGTTTATCTCTCAACTCGGGATACTCAACTTGGCCGTGGTGAACCTGTAGAGGATGCGGCGCAGGTAGTGTCGCGAATGGTAGATATAGTCATAATTCGTACTTATGAGCATAGTATAATTGAACGTTTCGCTGAATATTCTCGTGTTCCTGTTATCAATGGATTAACTGATGAATATCATCCTTGCCAAATTCTGGGGGATATTTTTACTTATATAGAGCATCGTGGAAATATTACCGGTAAGACAATTGCTTGGATTGGTGATTCCAATAATGTGTGTAATACATGGCTGCAGGCTGCAGAGATTTTTGATTTTAATGTTCATGTTTCAACTCCTCCCGGCTATGAGGTTGAGCCAGAGCGTGCTGGATTGTATAGTACTGATTATTATGAGGAGTTTTCTTGTCCGCATGATGCGGTAAAAAATGCTGATCTTGTCACTACTGATGTATGGACAAGTATGGGTTTCGAAGCAGAGGAAGAGGCTAGAAAAGATGCCTTCGCTGATTTTTGTGTTGATGAAGAAATGATGTCTTATGCCAAAAAGGATGCTCTATTCATGCACTGCTTACCCGCTCATCGTGGAGAAGAGGTGGCGGCCGAGGTATTGGATGGGCCGCAATCGGTAGTCTGGGATGAGGCAGAAAATCGATTGCATGCTCAGAAAGCGTTAATGGAGTATTTATTGTTGGGAAAAGTAAAAATTAACTAA
- a CDS encoding aspartate aminotransferase family protein, with translation MSNLMSTYLRLPVTFIKGEGVWLWDDRDDCYLDALCGIAVCSLGHSHPELTKALCKQAGMLIHTSNLYHIEKQELLAGRLAALSGMDRVFFCNSGAEANEAAIKLARLYGHNKGIELPTIIVMERSFHGRTMATLTATGNRKAQAGFEPLLAGFVRVPYDDLNAVAQIADNNKHVVAVLVETYQGEGGVNFPQINYLQGLRQLCDQNGWLLMLDEVQCGIGRTGKWFAFQHGGIMPDVMTLAKGLGSGVPIGACIATGEAGEVFKPGNHASTFGGNLLACTAALTTLDVIEKDRLMQNAVQVGNFIRDRFKEKLAHWLNVIQIRGQGLMLGIELPVPCGELIKEALKHRLLINVTSERVVRLLPALIMNQAEAEQVVDISSEIIDKFLTGQAANIITRDRPGSSN, from the coding sequence GTGTCAAACTTGATGAGTACTTATTTGCGACTTCCCGTAACTTTTATCAAAGGTGAGGGAGTCTGGTTATGGGACGATCGTGACGATTGTTATCTTGATGCTCTTTGCGGAATTGCTGTATGTAGTCTTGGGCACAGCCATCCTGAATTGACCAAAGCGCTGTGTAAACAGGCAGGGATGTTAATCCATACTTCAAATCTTTATCATATCGAAAAACAGGAATTGCTGGCTGGTAGATTGGCTGCTTTGTCGGGAATGGATAGAGTATTTTTTTGTAATTCAGGTGCAGAGGCAAATGAAGCTGCTATTAAATTGGCAAGATTGTATGGTCACAATAAAGGAATTGAATTACCTACTATCATCGTAATGGAACGGTCCTTTCACGGTCGCACTATGGCAACTTTGACTGCAACGGGTAATCGTAAAGCCCAAGCTGGTTTTGAACCTTTACTCGCTGGTTTCGTGCGTGTTCCCTATGATGATCTCAATGCGGTTGCTCAGATTGCTGATAACAATAAGCACGTCGTAGCAGTGTTAGTGGAAACTTACCAGGGGGAAGGTGGAGTCAATTTTCCGCAAATTAATTATCTGCAAGGTTTGCGTCAATTATGTGATCAGAATGGCTGGTTGTTGATGCTCGATGAAGTGCAATGTGGTATCGGCCGTACAGGAAAATGGTTTGCATTTCAGCATGGCGGTATCATGCCAGATGTTATGACGCTAGCAAAAGGTCTGGGCTCTGGTGTGCCTATCGGTGCTTGTATTGCAACAGGTGAGGCGGGAGAGGTATTTAAGCCTGGTAATCATGCCTCGACATTTGGAGGTAATCTATTGGCTTGTACAGCGGCGTTAACTACTTTGGATGTGATTGAAAAAGACCGTTTGATGCAAAATGCAGTACAAGTGGGTAATTTTATACGAGATCGGTTTAAGGAAAAACTTGCTCATTGGCTGAATGTGATACAAATTCGAGGTCAAGGGCTCATGCTGGGAATCGAACTCCCTGTGCCTTGTGGTGAGCTGATTAAGGAGGCGCTAAAACATCGACTATTGATTAATGTTACTTCGGAAAGAGTCGTGCGTTTGTTACCTGCTTTAATAATGAATCAAGCGGAAGCTGAGCAGGTAGTTGATATTTCTTCGGAGATTATTGATAAATTCTTGACAGGTCAAGCTGCGAATATAATCACGCGTGACCGACCTGGCTCATCAAATTAA
- the gyrA gene encoding DNA gyrase subunit A → MNQFAKETLPISLEEEMRRSYLDYAMSVIVGRALPDVRDGLKPVHRRVLYAMHELSNDWNRPYKKSARIVGDVIGKYHPHGDTAVYDTIVRMAQDFSLRYMLIDGQGNFGSVDGDNAAAMRYTEIRMSRIAHELLVDLDKDTVDFGPNYDGSEQEPLIFPAKIPNLLINGSSGIAVGMATSIPPHNLQEVIDASLLLLNNPEVNIDALMDYIQAPDFPTAGIIYGTAGIRDGYHTGRGRVIMRARTHFEDIDKGNRHSIIIDELPYQVNKANLLVRIGELVRDKRIEGISELRDESDKSGMRVVIELKRGEIPEVVLNNLYKETQMQDTFGMNMVALINGQPRLLNLKQILEAFLRHRREVVTRRTRFELKKARERGHLLEGLAVALSNVDEIIALIKAAPTPAEAKRTIMSRVWRSRLVEEMLTRAMIDAQAFRPEGLAAEFGLFDQGYRLSDTQAQAILDLRLQRLTGLEQNKITDEYRQIIDKIIDLLDILANPLRITAIISEELASIKQQFGDKRRSEIVIDTQNLNTEDLIAPADVVITLSHAGYIKSQLMDDYRAQKRGGRGKLAITTKEDDFIDNMFIANTHDYILCFSSLGRVYWVKVYNVPQGSRSSRGKPINNLLQLEKDEKINAVLPVKIFDDNRYIFMATAFGTVKKTPLSEFSRPRNNGIIAIDLDKDDYLIGVALTEGKHDVMLFSDNGKAMRFDENDVRAMGRSARGVRGMKLGAGHKVISMLVAENEELAVLTATENGYGKRTPISEYTRHNRGTQGMIAINTGARNGKVVAAQLVKSDDEIMLITTGGVLIRTRVNEIREMGRATQGVTLINLDQGEKLAGLERVIETDET, encoded by the coding sequence ATGAACCAATTCGCAAAGGAAACCTTACCTATCAGTCTCGAAGAAGAGATGCGACGCTCCTATCTGGATTATGCTATGAGCGTCATTGTGGGACGTGCTCTACCCGATGTTCGGGACGGACTGAAGCCAGTCCATCGGCGAGTTCTGTATGCCATGCATGAGCTCTCAAATGACTGGAACCGTCCTTATAAAAAATCTGCGCGTATTGTAGGGGATGTTATTGGTAAATATCATCCACATGGTGACACCGCGGTATATGACACCATTGTCCGAATGGCTCAAGATTTTTCTTTACGTTATATGTTAATCGATGGACAAGGCAACTTTGGTTCGGTTGATGGTGATAACGCCGCAGCCATGCGTTATACCGAAATTCGAATGTCGCGTATCGCGCATGAATTACTTGTCGATCTGGATAAAGATACGGTTGATTTCGGGCCTAATTATGACGGGTCTGAACAAGAGCCACTCATTTTTCCAGCGAAGATTCCCAATTTACTCATCAACGGTTCTTCGGGAATTGCAGTAGGCATGGCAACCAGCATTCCGCCACACAATCTACAAGAAGTAATCGATGCCAGTCTTTTGTTACTTAATAATCCGGAAGTCAATATAGATGCGTTAATGGATTATATTCAAGCACCTGATTTCCCTACAGCCGGCATTATTTATGGAACAGCAGGTATAAGAGATGGTTACCATACTGGGCGAGGTCGGGTAATCATGCGAGCTCGTACGCATTTCGAAGACATCGATAAAGGTAATCGCCACAGCATCATCATTGATGAATTACCTTATCAGGTAAACAAAGCTAATTTACTGGTACGTATCGGTGAATTAGTACGTGATAAAAGAATCGAGGGAATTTCTGAATTACGAGATGAATCTGATAAATCAGGCATGCGTGTCGTCATTGAGTTGAAGCGCGGCGAAATTCCAGAAGTAGTCTTGAATAATCTGTACAAAGAAACTCAGATGCAAGATACCTTCGGGATGAACATGGTAGCCCTCATAAATGGCCAACCTCGCCTATTGAATCTAAAACAGATTTTAGAAGCATTTCTGCGTCATCGGCGTGAAGTAGTGACGCGCCGCACCCGCTTTGAATTGAAGAAAGCACGTGAACGTGGACACTTGCTCGAGGGCTTAGCGGTCGCATTATCCAATGTAGATGAAATTATCGCACTCATCAAAGCTGCACCCACACCTGCCGAAGCTAAAAGAACAATCATGTCTAGAGTTTGGCGCTCCCGGCTGGTAGAAGAAATGCTCACGCGAGCAATGATCGATGCACAAGCTTTTCGTCCAGAGGGATTAGCAGCTGAATTTGGTTTATTCGATCAAGGTTATCGCCTGTCTGATACACAAGCCCAGGCCATCCTGGATCTTCGCCTTCAACGCCTTACCGGCTTAGAACAAAATAAAATTACTGATGAATATAGACAGATCATTGATAAAATCATTGATCTTCTGGATATTCTTGCTAATCCCCTGCGAATTACTGCTATTATTTCGGAAGAACTCGCCAGTATAAAGCAGCAATTTGGGGATAAACGTCGCAGTGAAATCGTTATTGATACCCAAAATTTAAACACAGAAGATTTGATTGCACCAGCCGATGTCGTCATTACATTGTCGCATGCGGGTTACATCAAATCACAGCTGATGGATGATTATCGAGCTCAAAAACGTGGTGGTCGTGGAAAATTAGCGATAACGACTAAAGAAGATGATTTCATTGATAATATGTTCATCGCCAACACCCATGATTATATACTGTGTTTTTCTAGCCTAGGGCGCGTATATTGGGTTAAGGTTTACAATGTCCCTCAGGGTAGTCGATCTTCTCGAGGAAAACCCATAAATAATCTGCTACAGTTGGAAAAGGATGAAAAAATCAACGCAGTATTACCGGTAAAAATATTCGATGACAACCGTTATATTTTTATGGCGACTGCTTTCGGCACTGTTAAAAAAACACCCCTGTCTGAATTCTCACGGCCACGCAATAATGGAATTATTGCAATCGATCTCGATAAAGATGATTATCTCATCGGTGTCGCATTAACCGAAGGAAAACATGACGTCATGCTGTTTTCGGACAACGGCAAGGCCATGCGTTTCGACGAAAATGATGTTCGAGCAATGGGGCGCAGTGCGCGTGGTGTGCGCGGAATGAAGCTCGGTGCTGGCCACAAAGTTATTTCAATGCTTGTCGCTGAGAACGAGGAATTAGCTGTCTTGACGGCAACCGAAAATGGATACGGCAAACGTACTCCGATCAGCGAATATACTCGCCATAACCGTGGCACCCAGGGCATGATTGCAATCAACACGGGCGCACGTAATGGCAAAGTGGTAGCAGCACAACTCGTCAAATCAGATGATGAAATCATGCTGATCACAACAGGGGGTGTATTGATTCGAACCCGTGTCAATGAAATTCGTGAAATGGGGCGTGCTACTCAGGGTGTTACACTCATTAACCTAGATCAGGGAGAAAAGCTTGCTGGACTCGAAAGAGTGATTGAAACTGATGAAACATAG
- the serC gene encoding 3-phosphoserine/phosphohydroxythreonine transaminase, whose amino-acid sequence MNTTYNFSAGPAVLPKEVLVQARDEMLDWHGSGMSVMEMSHRGEEFMSIAAKAERDLRELANIPDHYKILFLQGGASSQFAMVPMNLLHEKKKADYVNTGQWSQKSIDEAKKYCTVHLTASAEDAHFTYVPTLDKWEIDPDSAYVHYTPNETIGGVEFNWIPDLTQVKGGRADIPLIADMSSNILSRPLDVTPFGLIYAGAQKNIGPAGLVVVIVREDLLSRPLNGTPTMYHYKTHVEHHSMYNTPPTYPIYIMGLVLEWLKQKGGLIAMETINISKSKLLYDFIDASDFYQCPVARPDRSRMNIPFTLKDAALDNEFLKQAKAQGLLQLKGHRSVGGMRASIYNAMPYEGVMALVSFMKEFEKIYG is encoded by the coding sequence ATGAACACAACCTATAACTTTAGTGCCGGACCAGCTGTATTGCCCAAAGAAGTACTCGTACAAGCTCGTGATGAAATGCTGGATTGGCATGGCAGCGGCATGTCTGTCATGGAGATGAGTCATCGCGGTGAGGAATTCATGTCCATCGCTGCCAAAGCCGAAAGAGATTTACGCGAACTCGCGAACATCCCTGATCATTACAAGATACTTTTTCTTCAAGGGGGGGCGTCCAGTCAATTTGCCATGGTGCCAATGAACCTTCTGCATGAAAAAAAGAAAGCTGATTACGTTAACACAGGTCAATGGTCACAAAAATCTATTGATGAAGCAAAAAAATATTGCACGGTTCATCTCACTGCTTCAGCAGAAGATGCGCATTTTACCTATGTCCCTACACTCGATAAATGGGAAATTGACCCTGACAGTGCTTATGTTCATTACACACCCAACGAAACCATTGGCGGAGTGGAGTTCAACTGGATACCCGATCTCACACAAGTAAAAGGTGGGAGAGCTGATATTCCCCTGATAGCGGATATGTCTTCCAATATTTTGTCACGACCGCTAGATGTCACACCGTTTGGGCTCATTTATGCTGGCGCTCAGAAAAATATCGGTCCAGCTGGGCTTGTAGTTGTTATCGTACGTGAGGACTTACTAAGTAGGCCGCTAAATGGTACTCCAACCATGTATCATTATAAAACTCATGTAGAGCATCACTCCATGTATAACACACCCCCTACCTACCCAATTTATATCATGGGTCTTGTGCTTGAGTGGCTGAAACAAAAGGGGGGATTAATAGCAATGGAGACGATCAATATCTCTAAATCCAAATTGCTTTATGATTTCATTGATGCTAGTGATTTCTATCAATGCCCTGTTGCTAGACCTGACCGGTCACGGATGAATATTCCGTTTACACTGAAAGATGCTGCACTGGATAATGAATTTCTAAAGCAAGCCAAGGCGCAGGGATTACTCCAGTTAAAAGGCCACCGTTCTGTGGGTGGAATGCGTGCTTCCATCTATAATGCCATGCCCTATGAAGGCGTCATGGCGCTGGTTTCTTTCATGAAAGAATTTGAGAAGATCTATGGTTGA
- a CDS encoding 3-phosphoglycerate dehydrogenase family protein has protein sequence MVDQTQRIFNILTFNQISAVGLKRFPSDHYHIGSDLTHPDAILVRSHNMLNMDIPKSVIAIGRAGAGTNNIPVNEMNCRGVPVFNTPGANANAVKELVLASMLIAARNLIPAFRFVESLQGDDKVLHKQVEDHKKKFLGVELPKRTLGIIGLGKIGRLVADAAIKLGMKVLGYDPKITVESAWSLSSEVQKAHSIEDLLRHSDFISLHVPLMDSTYHLINDEMISYLKRDTILLNFSRDAIADEDAVLAGITNGKIKYYVCDFPSQKLQHHEAIITLPHLGASTQEAEENCAIMVVNQLMDYLQHGNIINTVNFPDVVMERGSPYRVAIANANVPNLLGQISTCMANAGLNIHNMTNKSRGEMAYTLVDIDSPVSENVIDDLSRITGALLVRYLPILAENSD, from the coding sequence ATGGTTGACCAGACGCAAAGAATTTTTAATATCCTCACGTTTAATCAAATTTCAGCAGTTGGGTTGAAGCGTTTTCCCTCAGATCATTACCATATCGGTAGTGATTTAACTCATCCCGATGCCATTTTGGTACGTTCGCACAATATGCTGAACATGGATATACCGAAAAGCGTTATCGCAATTGGGCGAGCCGGCGCTGGTACCAATAATATTCCTGTTAACGAAATGAATTGCCGTGGTGTTCCAGTATTTAATACACCTGGTGCTAATGCTAATGCAGTCAAAGAATTGGTATTAGCCAGTATGTTAATAGCAGCACGCAATCTGATTCCTGCATTTCGTTTTGTGGAAAGTTTGCAAGGTGATGATAAAGTTTTGCACAAGCAGGTTGAAGATCACAAAAAAAAATTCTTGGGAGTAGAATTGCCCAAACGGACGCTTGGCATCATTGGTTTAGGTAAAATTGGACGGCTTGTAGCAGATGCTGCCATTAAGCTTGGCATGAAAGTATTGGGGTATGATCCAAAAATTACTGTTGAATCAGCCTGGAGTCTCTCTTCAGAGGTACAAAAAGCCCACAGTATCGAAGATCTGTTGCGCCACAGTGATTTTATTTCGTTGCACGTGCCTTTAATGGATTCTACTTATCATCTCATCAATGATGAGATGATAAGCTATTTAAAACGAGACACCATACTTCTTAATTTTTCCCGTGATGCAATTGCTGATGAAGATGCAGTGCTCGCTGGCATCACGAATGGTAAGATTAAATACTATGTATGTGATTTTCCAAGTCAAAAATTACAGCATCATGAAGCAATCATTACATTACCTCACCTGGGCGCATCCACTCAGGAAGCGGAAGAAAACTGTGCGATAATGGTTGTTAATCAATTGATGGATTATCTACAACACGGCAATATTATTAATACGGTTAATTTTCCGGATGTAGTGATGGAACGAGGATCACCTTACCGGGTTGCAATTGCCAACGCAAATGTTCCCAATCTTTTGGGTCAAATATCAACTTGCATGGCTAATGCGGGACTGAATATACATAATATGACCAACAAGTCTCGTGGTGAAATGGCCTATACTTTGGTAGATATAGACAGTCCAGTATCAGAAAATGTGATTGATGATCTTTCTAGAATCACGGGCGCCTTACTGGTACGTTATTTGCCCATCCTGGCAGAAAATTCAGACTAA
- the pheA gene encoding prephenate dehydratase — protein MTEQLKQLRDRIDTIDSELLRLINMRAELAQQIGHQKNGVTYRPERESQVLARLQQLNRGPLTNEHITQLFIEIISACRAMEEPLTIAYLGPQGTFSEEAVTKRFGSTVAALACNSIDDVFRKVESGTASYGVVPVENSTEGAVGRTMDLLLQTSLTVCGEIELPVHQCLLAQQTDLTVIQKIYSHPQSFAQCLGWLNKHLPNLQAIARIDTASNADAARMAAADKNAAAIAGKKAADVFGLTICAKNIEDDPNNTTRFLVIGTQQVSASGKDKTSIVTSTSNRPGAIHELLAPFARYQVSMSRLESRPSRRGLWEYVFFIDIEGHQQDGNVAKALEEIRNKATFLKILGSYPSV, from the coding sequence ATGACTGAACAACTCAAACAGTTGCGAGATAGAATCGATACGATTGATAGCGAATTACTCAGACTCATCAATATGCGTGCTGAGTTAGCACAACAAATCGGGCATCAGAAGAACGGTGTAACCTACCGTCCTGAGCGCGAATCTCAGGTATTGGCACGTCTACAGCAGTTAAATCGCGGGCCACTCACCAATGAGCATATCACACAATTGTTCATAGAAATCATATCGGCTTGCCGGGCGATGGAAGAGCCTTTGACTATTGCTTATCTTGGCCCTCAAGGAACTTTTTCTGAAGAAGCTGTAACCAAGCGGTTTGGCAGCACCGTGGCAGCTCTAGCCTGCAATTCGATTGATGATGTTTTTCGCAAGGTAGAATCAGGTACTGCTAGCTATGGTGTTGTCCCTGTGGAAAACTCTACAGAAGGTGCTGTCGGACGGACTATGGATTTGTTATTACAAACCTCACTCACTGTATGTGGTGAAATAGAATTGCCAGTCCATCAGTGTTTGTTAGCGCAACAAACGGATCTAACAGTTATTCAAAAAATTTACTCCCACCCACAATCATTTGCGCAATGCCTTGGTTGGCTGAACAAACATTTACCCAATTTGCAAGCCATAGCACGCATTGATACCGCAAGCAATGCTGATGCAGCTCGCATGGCTGCAGCAGATAAAAATGCGGCCGCTATTGCGGGAAAAAAAGCTGCTGACGTGTTTGGTCTTACCATCTGCGCCAAAAATATTGAAGATGATCCTAACAATACTACTCGATTTCTAGTGATTGGCACACAGCAAGTTTCTGCCTCTGGCAAAGATAAAACTTCCATTGTCACGTCGACAAGCAACCGACCTGGCGCCATCCATGAACTATTAGCCCCCTTTGCTCGTTATCAAGTTAGTATGAGCCGGCTCGAATCCCGGCCTTCCCGTAGAGGGCTCTGGGAATATGTATTCTTTATCGATATAGAAGGCCATCAACAAGATGGCAATGTTGCAAAAGCGCTTGAGGAAATTCGCAACAAAGCGACTTTCCTTAAAATACTTGGCTCATATCCTTCCGTGTAA